A DNA window from Anas platyrhynchos isolate ZD024472 breed Pekin duck chromosome 33, IASCAAS_PekinDuck_T2T, whole genome shotgun sequence contains the following coding sequences:
- the LOC140000107 gene encoding ATPase family AAA domain-containing protein 2-like isoform X1: MLEEEEEDTLRELRIFLRDITHRLATDRRFREFAKPVDPQKVPDYATRIKEPMDLLTVLTQIDSHQYLTAGDYLKDIDLICNNALEYYPDQRSTDRHRAYVLQDTAYSMVRNEMDTEFGRLCEQIKESREKRGRTSPAWSPWDDSKSPQQNPATEDDKPEEESNENEEMTAAPVDASTPISNGASERKRRRNNCAHAAAKRSSQFDTENRVPTDDQNNSDGEEFVDKHVSDICQVKLNTEKESAKLCGYSTPRWGTITNGNPSSNDSWAFQAVTPEHSWEEDQQQISDENPVQVPTETDYIVIVDRYELKKLLCFVTKITKGFDI, translated from the exons atgctggaggaggaagaggaggatacgttgcgtgaacttagaattttcttgagggacattactcacagacttgccactgacagacgtttcagggaatttgcaaagcccgttgacccacagaag gtacctgactatgccacaaggattaaagagccgATGGATCTTTTAACAGTTCTGACTCAAATTGACTCGCACCAGTACCTCACTGCAGGagactatctgaaggacatcgatctaatctgtaacaatgccttagaGTACTACCCGGATCAAAGATCTacag atcgtcacagagcctatgttttgcaagacactgcatattcaatggtgaggaacgaaatggatacagagtttggacgactttgtgaacaaattaaagaatctcgtgagaaaagag GTCGCACCTCTCCAGCGTGGTCTCCATGGGACGactccaagtcaccacagcagaaccctgctactgaagacgacaaaccagaggaagagagtaatgaaaatgaggagatgacagcggcacctgtagatgccagtacacccatttctaatg gtgcgtcagaaagaaagcgcagaaggaacaactgtgcgcatgctgcagcaaagaggagttctcaattcgatacagagaacagagtaccaacagatgaccaaaacaATAGTGATGGagaagagtttgtggacaaacatgtttctgacataTGTCAAGTtaaacttaacactgaaaaggaaagtgctaagctttgtggatattcaacaccaagatggggaactataactaatggaaatccaagttcaaatg attctTGGGCATTTCAAGCAGTGACTCCTGAAcattcttgggaagaagaccagcaacagataagtgatgagaacCCTGTACAAGTTCCTACagagacagactacatagttatcgtggatcgctatgagctcaaa aaactgttatgctttgtcactaagataacgaagggatttgacatttaa